In Penaeus monodon isolate SGIC_2016 chromosome 8, NSTDA_Pmon_1, whole genome shotgun sequence, one DNA window encodes the following:
- the LOC119576000 gene encoding serine/threonine-protein kinase Pkn1-like: protein MGLAPRHLGKGGYGTAFHNIHKDLVMKYAHTLDTFRSFIVEAKAMVLFCKYHGFQRLVGVCPEKMCLVTRYAGHSLDAHVVGRLHTEQRMSVVKQVCNIVQSMHTQGLAHNDIKPANVCVRMAAEGPQVTVIDFGLTMVAGTLPRLGIEWKERLPYAPEICGNERKGPCGCLSDAYAVGKLLLFLFGGKQQMPQLLRCWFAKSQDMRPRERQGFGLAAGGP from the coding sequence ATGGGCCTGGCGCCCAGGCATCTAGGCAAGGGCGGCTACGGCACCGCCTTCCACAACATCCACAAGGACCTCGTGATGAAGTACGCACACACTCTGGACACCTTCCGATCCTTCATTGTGGAGGCCAAGGCGATGGTGCTGTTTTGCAAGTACCACGGCTTCCAGCGCCTCGTGGGCGTGTGTCCGGAGAAGATGTGTCTCGTCACCAGGTACGCCGGCCACAGCCTCGACGCCCACGTGGTCGGCCGCCTGCACACGGAGCAAAGGATGTCTGTTGTGAAGCAGGTGTGCAACATCGTGCAAAGCATGCACACGCAAGGCCTTGCTCACAACGACATCAAGCCAGCCAACGTGTGCGTGCGGATGGCCGCGGAGGGACCCCAGGTCACCGTGATTGACTTCGGTCTGACCATGGTGGCCGGGACGCTGCCGAGGCTGGGGATCGAGTGGAAGGAGCGGCTGCCCTACGCCCCCGAGATCTGCGGGAACGAGAGGAAGGGCCCGTGCGGCTGCCTCTCCGACGCATATGCCGTGGGCAAGCTGCTGCTGTTCCTGTTCGGCGGGAAGCAGCAGATGCCGCAGCTGCTGAGGTGCTGGTTCGCCAAGAGCCAGGACATGAGGCCGAGAGAGCGCCAGGGCTTTGGGCTCGCTGCTGGAGGCCCTTGA